From Solibaculum mannosilyticum:
TGCAAGAGTAGGTGGAGACGGAGCCTGACCGTTACAGCAGGAGGGTATAAGGTCGACGCAGGAGCAGAGGAGACCCGTATCCGTTGAGTGCATGCCGAATCGGCATGAATGTAGAGTGGTACCGCGTAAGATGATAAAAGTCTTTCGTCTCTAGAGATAGAGGCGAAAGACTTTTTTGATTCTTGCGGGAAAATGATTGGATGGAATGCCAATAGAGGAAAGGTGAGGTTTGCGATGAAAAACGTAGAAAAGTACACGAGAGGGTATTTTATGCCCCCGGTCAATGAGATGAAATGGGCCAAGAAGGATTATATCGATCATGCGCCGGTATGGTGCAGTGTGGACCTGCGGGACGGCAATCAATCGCTGATCGTACCCATGAGCTTGGAAGAGAAGCTGGAATTCTTCCAGTATTTGGTGAAAATCGGGTTCAAGGAAATTGAAGTGGGATTCCCGGCCGCATCCGAGACGGAGTATGATTTTACCCGCGCCCTCATCGAGCAGGATCTGATCCCCGACGACGTTACCATTCAGGTATTGACCCAGTCCAGGGAACACATCATCAAAAAGACGTTTGAGTCCTTAAAGGGCGTCAAGAACGCGGTGGTACATCTGTACAATTCGACATCGGTGGCCCAGCGGGAGCAGGTCTTTAAACGCTCCAAGGAGGAGATTATTGATATCGCCGTCCAGGGTGCGAAGCTGCTCAAGCAGTACGCTGCCGAAGCCGACGGGAATCTCCGGTTTGAATATTCCCCGGAAAGCTTTACCGGTACGGAAATGGAATTTGCGCTGGATATTTGTAATCAAGTGCTGGACGTATGGCAGCCGACCGCAGAGAACCCGGTTATCATCAATCTGCCTGCTACGGTTTCCATGTCCATGCCCCATGTGTACGCAAGCCAGGTGGAGTACATGAGCGACAACCTGAAATACCGTGAGAATGTGGTATTATCGCTGCATCCCCACAACGACAGAGGCTGTGCCATCGCCGATTCGGAGATGGGCTTGCTGGCCGGCGCCGACCGTATTGAAGGTACCCTCTTCGGCAACGGCGAGCGCACCGGTAATGTGGATATCGTGACACTGGCGCTCAATATGTATTCTCAAGGTGTGGACCCCAAGCTGGAATTTGGAAACATTCCGGAAGTGGTCGAGGTGTACGAACGGGTTACCAACCGAAAGGTATACGACCGTCAGCCCTACGGTGGGCAGCTGGTATTTGCAGCCTTCTCCGGCTCCCATCAGGACGCCATCGCCAAGGGCATGAAATGGCGGGAGGAGCACGACTGTCAGTATTGGACGGTCCCGTATCTGCCCATCGATCCCAAGGACATCGGACGTCAGTACGACGGCGATGTCATCCGCATCAATTCCCAATCGGGCAAGGGGGGCATCGGTTATCTGCTGGAACAGAAATTCGGTTTGGATCTCCCCAAAAAGATGCGGGAAAATGTGGGATACTGTGTCAAGAGCGTGTCCGACCATCAGCATAAGGAGCTCACTCCCGACGAAGTATACAATGTATTCCGTCAGCACTACGTCAATGTGGATGCTCCGGTTCACTTTAAGGCCAGCCACTTCCTGCCCGGCGACCAGTTCCACGCTCAGGTAGAAGTCGCCATGGACGGCAAAACCTATGACCTCAAGGGAGAAGGCAACGGCCGGTTGGATGCGGTCAGCAATGCCTTGCAGACCGGCCTCGATTTGGATTTCACTGTCTTGACATATAAGGAACACGCTCTGGAGATCGGTTCAAAATCCCAGGCAGTGGCTTATGTGGGAGTACAGTCGCCGGACGGAACGGATTATTGGGGAGCTGGAATGCACACCGACATTATGACCGCATCGGTGAAAGCCTTGATCAGCGCCGTCAACCAGATGAAGGAAGATCGTTAAGATCTCAAATTTTCGGTGGAGATGCTGGAACAGCCCTCCGCTTTGTATAGAAAGGCGCCGTCCTGCGCCGAAAGGAGGATTCCTATGCATTGGAACGCGACGTTATACCGGGAAAAACATGGCTTTGTGCCGGAGTATGGAAAAGAGCTTTTACAGTATGTCAATCGGGACCCGGATCAGAGCATCCTGGATGTGGGCTGTGGGACGGGAGTATTGACCAATCTGCTGGCTGTCCATGGAGCCCGTGTAGTAGGATTGGATGCGTCGGAGGATATGATCGCCGTAGCCAAGGAATCCTATCCTAATATCACCTTTGTAGAGGGGGATGCTACACATCTTCCCTTCCAGGAGGAATTTGATACTGTGTTTTCCAATGCGGTATTCCACTGGATCCAGCATCAAGCGGAACTTTTGGACGGTATCTGCCGGGCGCTCAGACCGGGCGGACGTCTTGTATGCGAATTGGGAGCACAGGGCAATACCCAAAATATCCGAGAGGCTTTTT
This genomic window contains:
- a CDS encoding 2-isopropylmalate synthase, which translates into the protein MKNVEKYTRGYFMPPVNEMKWAKKDYIDHAPVWCSVDLRDGNQSLIVPMSLEEKLEFFQYLVKIGFKEIEVGFPAASETEYDFTRALIEQDLIPDDVTIQVLTQSREHIIKKTFESLKGVKNAVVHLYNSTSVAQREQVFKRSKEEIIDIAVQGAKLLKQYAAEADGNLRFEYSPESFTGTEMEFALDICNQVLDVWQPTAENPVIINLPATVSMSMPHVYASQVEYMSDNLKYRENVVLSLHPHNDRGCAIADSEMGLLAGADRIEGTLFGNGERTGNVDIVTLALNMYSQGVDPKLEFGNIPEVVEVYERVTNRKVYDRQPYGGQLVFAAFSGSHQDAIAKGMKWREEHDCQYWTVPYLPIDPKDIGRQYDGDVIRINSQSGKGGIGYLLEQKFGLDLPKKMRENVGYCVKSVSDHQHKELTPDEVYNVFRQHYVNVDAPVHFKASHFLPGDQFHAQVEVAMDGKTYDLKGEGNGRLDAVSNALQTGLDLDFTVLTYKEHALEIGSKSQAVAYVGVQSPDGTDYWGAGMHTDIMTASVKALISAVNQMKEDR
- a CDS encoding class I SAM-dependent methyltransferase; protein product: MHWNATLYREKHGFVPEYGKELLQYVNRDPDQSILDVGCGTGVLTNLLAVHGARVVGLDASEDMIAVAKESYPNITFVEGDATHLPFQEEFDTVFSNAVFHWIQHQAELLDGICRALRPGGRLVCELGAQGNTQNIREAFWKASSRAGVQIENRFFFPSKDQYEDLLVENGFVPERVVAFDRPTPLAEREMGLRNWMTQFLPVSEIPQEKREEVFQEVEEELKPRLWKEGRWIADYRRLRVVARKA